A genomic stretch from Hemicordylus capensis ecotype Gifberg chromosome 5, rHemCap1.1.pri, whole genome shotgun sequence includes:
- the LOC128326836 gene encoding general transcription factor IIE subunit 1-like has translation MNRGTMGDQDIITEVPAALKRLAKYMVRGFYGVEYALAFDVLIRYPCVKEDDLLLLLKYERKQLRTVLNTLKADKFVKLRMRVETGPNGKSTRHNYYYINYKVLVDVVKYKLDHMRRKIEADERDSTTRSSFKCPSCLSTYTDLEVNQLFDISTETFRCTYCNAEVEEDASALAKRDAQTLLARFNEQIEPIFALLRETEDIVLPFDLLEPQPIEIPELSTSLDQKLGSKDELLGRPEKWAIRNSSACDLYVQNLVIDVQESDGTKKGNTKPLKEQPIWITQSTVQGASLEVGNANVEIPTKMDECVKEPAADNEVIRTLLIHESKSSSSTRHAPLAKSSLHESESDTSESEEEAKLPKLAATKATGSDLDNEEEPVTLNPTVMVAGKPHFYSEVSENPELVSFMTSEEREAYIKVGQEMFQSVFE, from the exons ATGAACAGAG GTACAATGGGAGACCAAGACATCATTACTGAAGTCCCTGCAGCGTTGAAGCGCTTGGCCAAGTACATGGTGCGTGGCTTCTATGGAGTTGAATATGCACTGGCCTTTGATGTGCTGATCCGCTATCCCTGCGTCAAAGAGGATGacttattgctgctgctcaagtaTGAGCGCAAACAGCTGCGCACCGTCCTCAACACCCTCAAGGCAGATAAATTTGTGAAGCTGCGCATGCGTGTGGAGACGGGGCCAAATGGGAAGAGCACAAGGCACAATTACTACTACATTAACTACAAAGTGTTGGTTGACGTGGTGAAGTACAAACTGGATCACATGCGCCGGAAGATTGAAGCAGATGAGCGAGATTCAACCACCCGCTCTTCCTTCAAATGTCCTTCCTGCCTAAGCACATACACAGACCTGGAAGTAAATCAGTTGTTTGATATTTCCACAG AGACATTCCGTTGCACCTACTGCAACGCCGAAGTTGAGGAAGATGCCTCTGCGCTAGCCAAACGGGATGCTCAAACCCTGCTAGCCAGATTTAATGAGCAGATTGAGCCCATCTTTGCGTTGCTGCGTGAAACTGAAGACATTGTCTTGCCTTTTGACCTCCTTGAGCCCCAGCCAATAGAAATCCCCGAACTATCAACAAG CTTGGATCAGAAACTGGGTTCAAAAGATGAATTGCTGGGCCGTCCTGAAAAATGGGCAATCAGGAATTCTTCTGCCTGTGATCTGTATGTGCAGAACTTGGTTATTGATGTCCAAGAGTCTGACGGTACGAAGAAAGGAAATACTAAGCCTTTAAAAGAACAACCCATATGGATCACCCAAAGTACAGTGCAAGGAGCCTCTTTAGAGGTTGGCAATGCTAATGTTG aaATCCCTACGAAAATGGATGAATGTGTCAAGGAACCTGCCGCTGACAATGAAGTAATAAGAACTCTGCTCATCCATGAATCAAAGTCTTCCTCTTCAACAAGGCATGCCCCTCTTGCCAAAAGCAGTCTGCATGAGTCAGAAAGTGACACCAGTGAATCTGAAGAGGAGGCCAAGCTTCCCAAATTAGCAGCCACCAAAGCTACAGGCAGCGACTTGGACAATGAGGAGGAACCAGTCACTCTAAATCCAACTGTAATGGTGGCTGgaaagccacacttctacagtgAAGTCAGTGAAAATCCAGAGCTAGTTTCATTCATGACTAGTGAAGAGCGAGAAGCTTACATTAAGGTGGGACAAGAAATGTTCCAATCTGTGTTTGAGTAA